A segment of the Syntrophobacterales bacterium genome:
CCGCAGGATCAAACGCTTCCGGCGAGTGTTAACACGTTATGATAAGTTGGATGTTATGTTTGCTGCATTTGTTTTACTGACATTGACCGTTGATGCCTTGCTTTATTTAAAAGAGGCTAACGACTTCTCTCTGCACATCGACTACTCTGAATGATGGTGTTAATCACAATCCCATGTCATAGTAAACAATATTTTAACGAACCATACAAAGTGAAGGAATAAAACCCGGGGCAAGACATAAAAATGAGGACTTCTCCAAATAACGTTTCCGTATTTATAGGTCCCGTCTCGTTGCAGTGGAAGATTTCGGGGTCGGCTAACCGCTCCCTATCCTCTCTGCACCGGCATTTTACGGCATATTCCCAGTTTCTGCTCACTCTTGACAACCAAGTTGGCTCCTTGTACAATCAGTAGGAACTTGGGGGTTCTAGGAGCACGAAGAAGTAGCCCGTACCTTGTGCTGGCCCACCGGGCAAAGACAGAGCCTGGCTTTCCGTAGTCGTATGGACGAGACAGACAGAAAGATACTCAACATGATACAGGAAGAATTTCCGGTGGCCTCTAGGCCCTTCGCTGAAATAGGGGAATGGGTCGGCATCAGTGAGGCGGAAGTACTCGAACGGATAAAGAAAGCCAAAAAAGAAGGATATATCAGGCGCATAGGCCCGATTTTTGAGTCGGAAAAACTTGTCCTTACAAGCGCCCTTTGCGGAGCACACATTGAAGAAGCCATTCTCATGGATGTAGCAAAAGAGATCAACAAACACAAAGGGGTGACGCACAATTACGAACGGGAGGGGAGACTCAACCTCTGGTTCACCGTAACCGCAAAATCAGTCGAAGAGATCGACAGTTTTATCGGTGATCTTGAAATGAGATTTTCTCTCAAAATATATAGATTCCCCAAGAAAAGGGTTTTCAAGATAAAGACTTATTTCCCTGTGTAAAAATCTGGACTGTAATACAGGAACCATAGAGGCAAAACCCTGCAGGGTTCGGATGAAAACTGCCAGCCATTTTCAGGTATCAGGAGAACATCAATGAGCGAAGAATACGAAAGCTTCCAGCCCAACAAGGGAGAAAACACAGTTAAGCGCGTGTTTCTCGTTGACGGCAATTCCTATCTCTACCGGGCCTTCTTTGCAACCCCTCACCTTTCCAATTCCAGAGGATTGCCTACGAATGCCACCTACGCTTTCATGAATATGATTAAAAAACTTCTAAACGAGGAAAAACCAGACAATCTCGTTGTCATATTCGATTCCAAAGGTCCTACTTTTCGCGAGGAGATTTTGGAAACATACAAGGAACACAGACCTCCTATGCCCGGAAACCTTGCCGTCCAGATACCTTATGTAAAAAAGATCACGGAAGCAATGGGTCTCCCTATACGCGAAAAAGAAGGCGTTGAAGCCGACGACGTAATCGGCACCATAGTCGAGCGCCTAAAAGAAGAGAACGTCCATACGTATATCGTCACGAGTGACAAAGACATGATGCAGCTCGTATCCAAACGCGTCTCCATCTATGACAGCATGAAAAACCTGCGTATAGGGCCCAAGGAGGTAGAGGATAAGTTGGGTGTAAAGCCGTCGCTGGTTATAGATTACCTCGCTCTCGCCGGTGACACTTCCGACAATATTCCCGGCGTACCCGGCGTTGGGAACAAGACCGCCCGGGAACTTGTTGCCACCCACGGTGACATTGATTCCATTTACGGAAACCTCGACGCAATAAAGAAACCGTCTGTGGCCGAGAAGCTCAGGAAGGGAAAGGACCTAGCCCATCTCAGTAAAGACCTCGCCACCATCAGACTTGACGTTGAGTGCGACGTGGCGATAGACATAGGTGATCTCACATTAAGAGAACCCGATCTCAAA
Coding sequences within it:
- a CDS encoding Lrp/AsnC family transcriptional regulator, giving the protein MDETDRKILNMIQEEFPVASRPFAEIGEWVGISEAEVLERIKKAKKEGYIRRIGPIFESEKLVLTSALCGAHIEEAILMDVAKEINKHKGVTHNYEREGRLNLWFTVTAKSVEEIDSFIGDLEMRFSLKIYRFPKKRVFKIKTYFPV